One window of the Triticum dicoccoides isolate Atlit2015 ecotype Zavitan chromosome 3B, WEW_v2.0, whole genome shotgun sequence genome contains the following:
- the LOC119279909 gene encoding putative F-box/LRR-repeat/kelch-repeat protein At1g11620 — translation MAPRRRSTSPPPASLPDDDDILREILLRLPPRPSSLPRASLVCKRWRSLVADPQFRRRFGDHHGKPPLLGFFLEDYPSSQFVPILDRPDRIPGARFSMTLNKGNRIVDCRHGLVLFIRRRPRRRLLVWDPVAREQRRLIVPRELDNDLLMFNGAVLRPASGHGHYQVALIAHDRLSNHTRIFACLYSSETGIWSKINSLQLQSFMATPEPSTLIGNSFCWLLKVHPDLQHVILEFDLDRQSLTVIDLPLQVKARPFKLRIVPTEDGGLGIIHLSTFHSQIWKREPGSVWVHDRAIEFEELRSACKGDRYPLIVGFSEDSNAILLQTNSGVFMVYLRSMEFKKISNMGNFHLHYPFACFYPGGTGIGDGHGGDDVLEDVKWLFVETC, via the exons ATGGCTCCCCGCCGCCGCAGCACCTCTCCGCCGCCTGCCTCTCTCCCAGACGACGACGACATCCTCCgggagatcctcctccgcctcccgccgcgGCCGTCCTCCCTCCCCCGGGCCTCCCTCGTCTGCAAGCGTTGGCGCAGCCTCGTCGCCGATCCCCAATTCCGACGCCGCTTCGGCGACCACCACGGCAAGCCCCCTCTCCTTGGCTTCTTCCTCGAGGACTATCCGTCCTCTCAGTTTGTTCCAATACTGGATCGACCAGATCGCATCCCCGGCGCTCGCTTCTCCATGACTCTCAACAAGGGCAACCGCATCGTCGACTGCCGCCACGGCCTCGTCCTTTTCATCCGCCGTCGCCCGCGGCGCCGCCTACTTGTGTGGGACCCCGTCGCCCGCGAACAGCGCCGGCTCATCGTCCCACGAGAGCTGGACAACGACCTGCTCATGTTCAACGGGGCCGTGCTTCGCCCTGCCAGCGGCCATGGCCATTACCAGGTGGCCCTGATAGCCCATGACAGACTTAGTAATCATACAAGAATTTTCGCATGCCTTTACTCATCGGAGACCGGGATATGGAGCAAAATCAATTCACTGCAGCTGCAATCGTTTATGGCCACGCCAGAACCCAGTACTTTGATTGGGAATTCCTTTTGTTGGTTACTTAAGGTTCATCCTGACCTTCAACATGTCATACTTGAGTTTGATCTGGATAGGCAGAGCCTAACTGTGATAGACCTGCCACTACAAGTAAAAGCTCGCCCTTTCAAGTTAAGGATTGTGCCGACCGAAGATGGTGGGCTTGGCATTATCCATCTCTCAacatttcacagccaaatatggaaGAGAGAGCCTGGTTCTGTATGGGTGCACGACAGAGCTATTGAATTCGAGGAGCTCAGATCAGCTTGTAAGGGAGACCGATACCCCCTCATAGTGGGGTTTTCCGAGGACAGTAATGCAATCCTTTTACAGACGAATTCTGGTGTTTTCATGGTCTATCTCCGGTCCATGGAGTTTAAGAAAATTTCCAATATGGGGAACTTCCATCTCCATTATCCATTTGCATGCTTCTATCCTGGAG GGACTGGCATTGGTGATGGACATGGTGGAGATGACGTGTTAGAAGATGTGAAATGGTTGTTTGTTGAGACATGCTAG